From the genome of Hymenobacter sp. PAMC 26628, one region includes:
- a CDS encoding fasciclin domain-containing protein: MAMGQGVMVGGAMMTPDKDIVDNAVNSSDHTTLVAAVKAAGLVETLKSAGPFTVFAPTNAAFDKLPAGTVDKLVQPDMKDKLTTILTYHVVPGHLMAADLKDGQTLTTVEGENLTVSKKGKKVMLTDAKGGMATITIPNIMDSNGVTHVIDTVLMPTK, from the coding sequence ATGGCCATGGGCCAAGGCGTAATGGTGGGCGGCGCCATGATGACGCCCGATAAAGACATCGTAGACAACGCGGTAAACTCGAGCGACCACACCACGCTGGTGGCGGCCGTGAAAGCCGCCGGCCTAGTGGAAACGCTGAAAAGCGCCGGCCCTTTCACGGTATTTGCCCCGACCAACGCGGCCTTCGACAAGCTGCCCGCCGGCACGGTGGACAAGCTGGTGCAGCCCGACATGAAGGACAAGCTCACCACCATCCTTACTTACCACGTGGTGCCCGGCCACCTCATGGCTGCCGACCTGAAGGACGGCCAGACGCTGACCACCGTGGAAGGCGAGAACCTGACTGTGTCGAAAAAAGGCAAGAAAGTGATGCTGACCGATGCCAAAGGCGGTATGGCCACTATTACCATCCCCAACATCATGGACTCGAACGGCGTGACTCACGTTATCGACACCGTGCTGATGCCAACCAAGTAA
- a CDS encoding Ohr family peroxiredoxin: MESTKKNLYTADATAVGGRSGHVRSSTGIVDLDMSVPEGLGGKKGATNPEELFAAGYSSCFQQALLVIAQRAGDKLDPATEVKCSVTLFQEGEGYGLSAVLDIDLKAFDRDKTIDMVRQAHKICPYSVGTRGNMEVELKVQGEAIPVAPEENAGVAEKGGVAA; this comes from the coding sequence ATGGAATCCACCAAAAAGAATCTTTACACGGCCGACGCAACGGCTGTGGGCGGCCGCAGCGGCCACGTCCGTTCGTCCACTGGCATTGTCGACCTCGACATGTCGGTGCCCGAAGGGCTGGGCGGCAAAAAAGGCGCCACCAACCCCGAAGAGCTGTTTGCCGCCGGCTACTCGTCGTGCTTCCAGCAGGCGCTGCTCGTCATCGCCCAGCGCGCCGGCGACAAGCTCGACCCCGCCACCGAAGTGAAGTGCTCGGTCACGCTGTTCCAGGAAGGCGAAGGTTACGGCCTGTCGGCCGTGCTCGACATTGACCTGAAAGCGTTCGACCGCGACAAAACCATCGACATGGTGCGCCAGGCCCACAAAATCTGCCCGTACTCGGTGGGCACCCGCGGCAACATGGAAGTGGAGCTGAAAGTACAAGGCGAAGCCATTCCCGTGGCCCCGGAGGAAAACGCCGGCGTAGCCGAAAAAGGCGGCGTGGCCGCGTAA
- a CDS encoding S8 family serine peptidase: protein MAKLLRICYLLLCFWLVGAPASAAPPTIPGRLVLKLRPGGTPTALAGALRQLGATEYHQKFPYALPLDLEKLGAVDLLAVYEVAVPPGLPLARARKVLLGTGEVDYVEPLYVRAPLYQPNDPRADSTLTDLTQGQFYLKQIRAYRAWDVVRGDSTLVIGITDGGVRLTHEDLRAHVKHNYADPINGIDDDHDGYVDNFTGWDLANGDNDAGFDATIIHGTLAAGVCAATPDNGRGIAGAGLNCRFMPLNIYPNVARGAFAGYEAIVYAADHGCRVINMSWGGTGGYSQFEQDVCTYAAVNRDAVLVAAAGNTNADLRFYPASYEHVISVSGVNERDQKTASATFSRRVDLMAPGDNILTTYGYQGTTSSGAPDADYIAVGGTSFAAPLVAAGAALVRQRFPAYTAAQVAAQLRQTADPVDAVAGNAAYAGRLGTGRLNMYRAVAAPAREVRVTAGTFAPLRRAYAPGTTLRLVATVQNLLQPVAGLTVTLTSLSPYVLVTQGTFAVGGLPTLATADNTAAPFALAVAATGVPLNATATLRYRLTAADGYQTDQFVELLLNPDYVTLDAGDLSLTVTSRGKLGYDDLAATLGDGALYQGEGPLLSEGGLLLATSPTRVADRLRTSGNNVRQSFFRVAQIGFAPAGPRADQLARGAFQDTVPVAGAPARSVGVGVRQRAYAWATASRKDFIVLEYTLRNLTADTLKPLCAGLFMDWDLPGVPGRNAAAYDSARALGYCYDPAAARVYAGVQLLRGGAPAVYSFDNNAPAGSPVRLADGFSPAEKYLTVSSGTARAQRTAGLPAGADVSQVVGTRLARLAPGDSVLVTFAVLAARSLPELQAAADAARLAYAIVLPTRAIAGAPGFAAFPNPTAGPLRLELPPSFGLTEIQVLNALGQTVLRRPSSGASAELDLSGLAPGLYTVRALGTGGVLARGVVRR from the coding sequence ATGGCTAAATTATTACGTATCTGTTATTTACTGCTGTGTTTTTGGCTGGTGGGGGCCCCGGCCAGTGCCGCGCCGCCCACCATCCCCGGCCGCCTGGTGCTGAAGCTGCGGCCCGGGGGCACGCCCACCGCGCTGGCCGGGGCCCTGCGGCAACTCGGGGCCACGGAATATCACCAGAAATTTCCGTACGCGCTGCCGCTTGACTTGGAGAAGCTTGGGGCCGTGGATTTGCTGGCCGTGTACGAGGTGGCCGTGCCGCCCGGCCTGCCCCTCGCCCGGGCCCGCAAGGTGCTGCTGGGCACGGGCGAAGTAGACTACGTGGAGCCCCTGTACGTGCGCGCGCCGCTGTACCAGCCCAACGACCCGCGGGCCGACTCGACCCTCACCGACCTTACGCAAGGGCAGTTTTACCTCAAGCAAATCCGGGCCTACCGGGCCTGGGACGTGGTGCGCGGCGACAGCACGCTGGTCATCGGTATCACCGACGGCGGGGTGCGCCTCACCCACGAAGACCTGCGGGCCCACGTGAAGCACAACTACGCCGACCCTATCAACGGCATCGACGACGACCACGACGGCTACGTGGACAATTTCACGGGCTGGGACCTGGCCAACGGCGACAACGACGCGGGCTTCGACGCCACCATCATTCACGGCACGCTGGCGGCGGGCGTGTGCGCCGCCACCCCCGACAACGGCCGCGGCATCGCGGGCGCGGGCCTCAACTGCCGTTTTATGCCCCTGAACATCTACCCCAACGTGGCCAGGGGCGCGTTTGCGGGTTACGAGGCCATTGTGTACGCCGCCGACCACGGCTGCCGGGTTATCAACATGTCGTGGGGCGGCACGGGCGGCTACTCCCAGTTCGAGCAGGATGTATGCACTTACGCCGCCGTGAACCGCGACGCCGTGCTGGTGGCCGCCGCCGGCAATACCAACGCCGACCTGCGCTTCTACCCTGCTTCCTACGAGCACGTTATCTCGGTGTCGGGCGTCAACGAGCGCGACCAGAAAACTGCCAGCGCCACCTTCTCCCGGCGCGTCGATTTGATGGCCCCCGGCGACAACATCCTCACCACTTACGGCTACCAGGGCACCACCTCGTCGGGGGCCCCCGATGCCGACTACATCGCCGTGGGCGGCACCTCGTTTGCGGCGCCGCTGGTGGCGGCGGGCGCGGCGCTGGTGCGCCAGCGGTTCCCGGCCTACACCGCCGCCCAGGTGGCCGCCCAGCTGCGCCAAACTGCCGACCCGGTTGATGCCGTGGCCGGCAACGCCGCGTACGCGGGCCGCCTGGGCACCGGACGCCTGAACATGTACCGGGCCGTGGCCGCGCCCGCCCGTGAAGTGCGCGTGACGGCTGGCACTTTTGCTCCGCTGCGGCGGGCCTACGCACCCGGCACCACCCTGCGCCTCGTGGCCACCGTGCAAAACCTGCTGCAACCCGTGGCCGGCCTCACCGTCACGCTCACCTCCCTCTCGCCCTACGTGTTGGTAACGCAAGGCACGTTTGCCGTGGGCGGCCTGCCGACCCTGGCCACCGCCGACAACACGGCCGCGCCCTTCGCCCTGGCCGTGGCCGCCACTGGCGTGCCGCTCAACGCTACGGCCACGCTGCGCTACCGCCTCACGGCCGCCGATGGCTACCAAACCGACCAGTTTGTAGAGCTGCTGCTGAACCCCGACTATGTGACCCTCGACGCCGGCGACCTCAGCCTGACCGTGACCAGCCGCGGCAAGCTGGGCTACGACGACCTCGCCGCCACTCTTGGTGACGGCGCCCTGTACCAAGGCGAAGGGCCCCTGCTCAGCGAGGGCGGGTTGCTGCTGGCCACCTCCCCCACCCGGGTGGCCGACCGCCTGCGCACCAGCGGCAACAACGTCCGGCAGTCGTTTTTCCGCGTGGCGCAAATCGGTTTCGCGCCTGCGGGGCCCCGGGCCGACCAGCTGGCCCGGGGCGCGTTCCAGGACACGGTGCCCGTGGCCGGGGCCCCAGCGCGTTCGGTGGGCGTGGGCGTGCGGCAGCGCGCCTACGCCTGGGCCACGGCTTCGCGCAAAGACTTTATAGTACTAGAATACACTTTGCGCAACCTCACCGCCGACACCCTGAAACCCTTGTGCGCCGGCCTGTTCATGGACTGGGACCTGCCCGGCGTGCCCGGCCGCAACGCCGCCGCCTACGACTCTGCCCGCGCCCTGGGCTACTGCTACGACCCCGCGGCAGCCCGCGTGTACGCCGGCGTGCAGCTACTGCGCGGCGGGGCCCCAGCCGTATACTCGTTCGACAACAACGCCCCCGCCGGCAGCCCCGTGCGCCTGGCCGACGGCTTCTCGCCCGCCGAGAAATACCTCACCGTGAGCAGCGGCACGGCCCGCGCCCAGCGCACCGCCGGCCTGCCCGCCGGGGCCGACGTGTCGCAGGTAGTCGGCACCCGCCTCGCCCGCCTGGCCCCCGGCGATTCGGTGCTAGTAACCTTCGCCGTGCTGGCTGCCCGCTCCCTGCCCGAGCTGCAAGCCGCCGCCGACGCGGCCCGCCTCGCCTACGCCATCGTGCTGCCCACGCGGGCCATCGCCGGGGCCCCCGGCTTCGCCGCCTTCCCCAACCCCACCGCCGGCCCCCTGCGCCTAGAGCTGCCCCCCAGCTTCGGCCTCACCGAAATCCAAGTGCTGAACGCCCTGGGCCAAACGGTGCTGCGCCGCCCCAGCAGCGGCGCTTCCGCCGAGCTGGATTTGAGCGGCTTGGCCCCGGGCCTCTACACGGTCAGGGCCCTGGGCACGGGCGGCGTGCTGGCGCGCGGCGTGGTGCGGCGGTAG
- a CDS encoding OmpA family protein produces MKSPCYKAALLGVGLFAAAPRLQAQTADRKTAIGLHANATQYRGDLGDAFWKWDNMPYSGGLDITQYVGRWLDLRLDLDYTRLRFPQNGGTFNSTGQRFKAQMYQAGLGFKLKAPIKDSFFLHPYLLVEPQFSWVLADRYATPTGPNNFNRFGTFGGQVGGGLDFHLGESATFYVQATQAYLQASDERLDGVNNNATTFWDKHDRYLQLTAGVRANIGKAKDTDGDGVSDKKDKCPDTPTGVKVDLNGCPLDTDGDGVPDYQDKCPDVKGLAALQGCPDADGDGVADNDDKCPNTPAGTKVDASGCPLDTDGDGVADYLDKCPDTPAGVKVDATGCPVDTDGDGVPDYQDKCPDRAGPATNKGCPEMKAETKKVLNEATKYINFDFNKATLKPSSFPKLEQMVQIMNEYPDYSLSIAGHTDSKGDDNYNLRLSYERAAAARKYMLSKGITAERIEARGYGETKPIADNKTAAGQAKNRRVDFDPYLTGETNAAEAKYGAAPTISELKAEGKKLPGKKTTGTGSPRSRKKK; encoded by the coding sequence ATGAAATCTCCCTGTTACAAAGCCGCCCTGTTGGGCGTAGGGCTGTTTGCTGCTGCCCCCCGGCTTCAAGCGCAAACTGCCGACCGCAAAACGGCCATCGGCCTGCACGCCAACGCCACGCAGTACCGCGGCGACTTAGGCGATGCCTTCTGGAAATGGGACAACATGCCCTACAGCGGCGGCCTCGACATTACGCAGTACGTTGGCCGCTGGCTCGACCTGAGGTTAGACTTGGACTACACGCGGCTGCGCTTCCCGCAAAATGGAGGTACGTTTAATAGCACTGGCCAGCGTTTCAAGGCCCAGATGTACCAGGCGGGCTTGGGCTTCAAGTTGAAGGCTCCTATTAAGGACAGCTTTTTCCTGCACCCGTATCTGTTGGTAGAGCCGCAATTCTCGTGGGTGCTGGCCGACCGCTACGCTACCCCCACGGGCCCCAACAACTTCAACCGCTTCGGCACCTTCGGCGGCCAGGTAGGCGGCGGTCTTGACTTTCACTTGGGTGAGTCGGCTACCTTCTACGTGCAAGCCACCCAAGCTTACTTGCAAGCCAGTGACGAACGCCTCGACGGGGTGAACAACAATGCCACGACGTTCTGGGACAAGCACGACCGTTACTTGCAGTTAACGGCGGGTGTGCGTGCCAACATTGGCAAGGCCAAGGACACCGACGGCGACGGTGTATCCGATAAGAAAGATAAGTGCCCCGACACGCCGACCGGCGTGAAAGTGGACCTCAACGGCTGCCCGCTTGACACGGACGGCGACGGTGTGCCCGACTACCAAGACAAGTGCCCCGACGTGAAGGGCCTGGCTGCCCTGCAAGGCTGCCCGGATGCCGACGGTGACGGCGTGGCCGACAACGACGACAAGTGCCCCAACACCCCCGCCGGCACCAAAGTGGACGCCAGCGGCTGCCCGCTTGACACGGACGGCGACGGCGTGGCCGATTACCTCGACAAGTGCCCCGATACCCCCGCTGGGGTGAAAGTGGACGCCACCGGCTGCCCGGTGGACACGGACGGCGACGGCGTGCCCGACTACCAGGACAAGTGCCCCGACCGTGCCGGCCCCGCCACCAACAAGGGCTGCCCCGAGATGAAGGCCGAAACCAAGAAGGTGCTCAACGAAGCCACGAAGTACATCAACTTCGACTTCAACAAGGCCACGCTGAAGCCCAGCTCGTTCCCCAAGCTGGAGCAGATGGTGCAGATCATGAACGAGTACCCCGACTACTCGCTCTCCATCGCGGGCCACACCGACAGCAAAGGCGACGACAACTACAACCTGCGCCTGAGCTACGAGCGCGCCGCCGCCGCCCGCAAGTACATGCTGAGCAAGGGCATTACCGCCGAGCGCATCGAGGCCCGTGGCTACGGCGAAACCAAGCCGATTGCGGACAACAAGACGGCCGCTGGCCAAGCCAAGAACCGCCGCGTGGACTTCGACCCCTACCTGACGGGCGAAACCAATGCCGCCGAGGCGAAGTACGGCGCCGCCCCCACCATCAGCGAGCTGAAGGCCGAAGGCAAGAAGCTGCCGGGCAAGAAAACGACCGGCACCGGCTCGCCCCGCAGCCGCAAGAAGAAGTAG
- a CDS encoding aldo/keto reductase has protein sequence MEFTRLGNTGLQVSKICLGTMTYGTPTERWPWALGEDASRPFIQKALELGINFFDTADVYSNGASEEVVGRALRDFAQRDEVVLATKVFNPMGPGPNDQGLSRKHIMSAIDASLKRLGTDYVDLYQIHRWDYHTPIEETLEALHDVVKAGKARYIGASSMYSWQFAQALYLADKHNWTRFVSMQPHYNLVYREEEREMLPLCQDQKIGVIPWSPLARGLLTGGRGKQRNETERAKTDAFGKSLYGRDDDFAVADRVTEIAEARGLPNAQIALAWVLANPAITAPIVGASKPGHLEDAVAAVDVKLTDEEMKSFEAPYQPHPVLGFS, from the coding sequence ATGGAATTCACCCGCTTGGGAAACACTGGCTTGCAAGTTTCCAAAATTTGCCTCGGCACCATGACTTATGGCACGCCCACCGAACGCTGGCCCTGGGCCCTGGGAGAGGACGCCAGCCGCCCGTTCATTCAGAAAGCGCTGGAGTTGGGTATCAACTTCTTCGACACGGCCGATGTGTACAGCAACGGCGCCAGCGAGGAAGTGGTGGGCCGGGCCCTGCGCGACTTCGCCCAGCGCGACGAGGTGGTGCTGGCCACCAAGGTGTTCAACCCGATGGGCCCCGGGCCCAACGACCAGGGCCTCTCGCGCAAGCATATTATGAGCGCCATCGACGCCAGCTTAAAGCGTTTGGGCACTGATTACGTGGACCTCTACCAGATTCACCGCTGGGACTATCACACGCCCATCGAGGAGACGCTTGAGGCGCTGCACGACGTGGTGAAGGCCGGCAAGGCGCGCTACATCGGGGCCTCGTCGATGTACAGCTGGCAATTTGCCCAGGCCCTGTACCTGGCCGACAAGCACAACTGGACGCGCTTCGTGAGCATGCAGCCGCACTACAACCTCGTGTACCGCGAGGAGGAGCGCGAGATGCTGCCGCTGTGCCAGGACCAGAAAATCGGCGTCATTCCGTGGTCGCCGCTGGCGCGGGGGCTGCTCACGGGCGGCCGCGGCAAGCAGCGCAACGAAACCGAGCGCGCCAAAACCGACGCCTTCGGCAAGAGCCTTTACGGCCGCGATGACGATTTTGCGGTGGCCGACCGCGTGACGGAAATTGCGGAGGCCCGGGGCCTGCCCAACGCCCAAATCGCCCTGGCCTGGGTGCTGGCTAACCCCGCCATCACCGCGCCCATCGTGGGGGCCAGCAAGCCCGGCCACCTCGAAGACGCCGTAGCCGCCGTGGACGTGAAGCTGACCGACGAGGAAATGAAAAGCTTCGAAGCGCCCTACCAGCCGCACCCGGTGCTGGGTTTCAGCTAA
- a CDS encoding TonB-dependent receptor family protein, producing the protein MTLRYFLLLLAPLGARAQTAAPPLPDTARTVRLPDVPVTGYGQRLPLRRTAAAIGVIDAQTIDRFNPAALTQAVNTLPGVRLEERATASYRLSIRGSTLRSPFGVRNVKTYYNGIPFTDAGGTTPLNLLDPAIIGRLEVVKGPGGSVYGAGTGGVALFETPAVAAGTARASAGATVGSYGLLRYGATAEAAGPTSAVRAQYAHQQLDGYRQQSNLRRDVLALDARTAAGDKTTLAAHFLYTDINYQLPGGLTRAQFEADPRQARPGAAAAPGTVAQRTFYASRTALLGLTHTYQFSDALGLETTLYGSGTAIRTPYLVDYERDTGLGLGGRTALRYRTALAGRVLRLQAGGEYQFGFVDGRSYANLAGTPGALRYNDEITTTTGFAFAQADYELPAGLFLTVAASYNRLHYNIERVSDALARPDAYRFQRSFRPEVSPRVALLKEFSPAASVYASVSTGFSPPTVEEIRPSDGSLNGGLQAERGVSYEVGARGGFFANRLRYEVAVFDFELRQTITSSTTAQGIAVFNNAGATHQRGVEAGLSGWLWQPADAPGAPGQGPRGLRAWASFAYNNFRFGSAYVGAGGDASGNRLPGTAPQTLSAGLDFSERTGFYLSPSLGHQASIQLNDANSAAAAGYWVYGARGGWRRTLAGHLAVNLFAGLDNAFDRRYSLGNDLNAFGNRFFQPAPGRSYYGGAQVGWAW; encoded by the coding sequence ATGACGCTTCGCTACTTTCTGTTGCTGCTGGCCCCGCTGGGGGCCCGGGCCCAAACCGCCGCCCCGCCGCTGCCCGATACCGCCCGCACCGTGCGCCTGCCCGACGTGCCCGTGACCGGCTACGGCCAGCGGCTGCCGCTGCGCCGCACCGCCGCCGCCATTGGCGTCATTGACGCCCAGACGATTGACCGCTTCAACCCCGCCGCCCTCACCCAGGCCGTGAACACGCTGCCCGGCGTGCGGCTGGAGGAGCGCGCCACCGCCAGCTACCGCCTCAGCATCCGGGGCAGCACGCTGCGCTCGCCCTTCGGGGTGCGCAACGTGAAGACGTACTACAACGGCATTCCCTTCACCGACGCGGGCGGCACCACGCCGCTCAACCTGCTCGACCCCGCCATCATTGGCCGGCTGGAGGTGGTGAAGGGCCCCGGCGGCAGCGTGTACGGGGCCGGCACCGGCGGCGTGGCCTTGTTTGAAACGCCCGCCGTGGCCGCTGGCACCGCCCGCGCCAGTGCCGGGGCCACCGTGGGTAGCTACGGCCTGCTGCGCTACGGCGCTACCGCCGAAGCCGCGGGCCCCACCAGCGCCGTGCGCGCCCAGTACGCCCACCAGCAGCTCGACGGCTACCGCCAGCAAAGCAATTTGCGCCGCGACGTGCTGGCCCTCGACGCCCGCACCGCCGCCGGCGACAAAACCACCCTGGCCGCCCATTTTCTCTACACCGACATTAATTACCAGCTGCCCGGGGGCCTCACCCGGGCCCAGTTCGAGGCCGACCCGCGGCAGGCCCGGCCGGGCGCCGCCGCCGCGCCCGGCACCGTGGCCCAGCGCACGTTCTACGCCTCGCGCACGGCCCTGCTGGGCCTCACCCACACGTACCAGTTCTCGGATGCGCTGGGGCTCGAAACCACGCTCTACGGCAGCGGCACGGCCATTCGCACGCCGTACCTGGTTGACTACGAGCGCGACACCGGCCTGGGCCTGGGCGGGCGTACCGCCCTGCGCTACCGCACCGCGCTGGCCGGGCGCGTGCTGCGCCTGCAAGCCGGCGGCGAGTACCAGTTTGGCTTCGTGGACGGCCGCAGCTACGCCAACCTGGCCGGCACGCCCGGGGCCCTGCGCTACAACGACGAAATCACGACCACCACCGGCTTTGCCTTCGCGCAGGCCGACTACGAGTTGCCCGCCGGCCTGTTCCTGACGGTGGCCGCCAGCTACAACCGCCTGCACTACAACATCGAGCGCGTGAGCGACGCCCTCGCGCGGCCCGACGCCTACCGCTTCCAGCGCAGCTTCCGGCCCGAGGTGTCGCCCCGGGTGGCGCTGCTCAAGGAGTTCAGCCCCGCCGCCTCGGTCTACGCCAGCGTGAGCACTGGTTTCTCGCCGCCCACGGTGGAGGAGATCCGGCCCTCCGACGGCAGCCTGAACGGCGGCTTGCAGGCCGAGCGCGGCGTGAGCTACGAGGTGGGGGCCCGGGGCGGCTTCTTCGCCAACCGGCTGCGCTACGAGGTGGCCGTGTTCGATTTTGAGCTGCGCCAAACTATCACCAGCAGCACCACCGCCCAGGGCATCGCCGTGTTCAACAACGCCGGCGCTACCCACCAGCGCGGCGTGGAGGCCGGCCTCAGCGGCTGGTTGTGGCAGCCGGCGGACGCGCCGGGGGCCCCCGGCCAGGGCCCCCGCGGCCTGCGCGCCTGGGCCAGCTTTGCCTACAACAACTTCCGCTTCGGCAGCGCCTACGTGGGCGCGGGCGGCGATGCCAGCGGCAACCGCCTACCCGGCACGGCTCCCCAAACCCTCAGCGCGGGCCTCGATTTCAGCGAGCGCACCGGCTTCTACCTCAGCCCTAGCCTCGGCCATCAAGCCAGCATCCAGCTCAACGACGCCAACTCTGCCGCCGCCGCAGGCTACTGGGTGTACGGGGCCCGCGGCGGCTGGCGCCGCACCCTGGCCGGCCACCTGGCGGTCAACCTCTTCGCTGGCCTCGACAACGCCTTCGACCGCCGCTACAGCCTCGGCAACGACCTGAACGCCTTCGGAAACCGCTTCTTTCAGCCCGCGCCCGGCCGCAGCTACTACGGTGGGGCCCAGGTAGGCTGGGCCTGGTAG
- the sucC gene encoding ADP-forming succinate--CoA ligase subunit beta — protein MNIHEYQGKEILKKYGVRVQEGITADTAEEAVAAAEKLTADTGTSWYVIKAQIHAGGRGKGGGVKLAKNLDQVKEVAGNILGMQLITKQTGPEGRKVHKVLIAQDVYYPGETPTKEFYISVLLDRTSGKNVIIYTTEGGMDIEEVAESHPEKILKEFIDPAVGLQGFQARKIAFGLGLSGEAHKEMVKFVTALYKAYDETDSSMFEINPVLKTSDNKILAVDAKVTLDENALYRHKDFVALRDLNEEDPLEVEASASNLNYVKLDGNVGCMVNGAGLAMATMDIIKLSGGEPANFLDVGGGANAQTVEAGFRIILKDPNVKAILINIFGGIVRCDRVANGVVEAYKKIGDIRVPIIVRLQGTNAEEGARIIDESGLQVKSATLLKDAAARVKEVLAEA, from the coding sequence ATGAACATCCACGAGTATCAGGGCAAAGAAATTTTGAAGAAGTACGGCGTCCGCGTCCAGGAAGGCATCACGGCCGACACGGCCGAGGAAGCCGTGGCCGCCGCCGAGAAACTGACCGCCGACACCGGCACCAGCTGGTACGTCATCAAGGCACAAATCCACGCCGGGGGCCGGGGCAAAGGGGGCGGCGTGAAGCTGGCCAAGAACCTCGACCAGGTGAAGGAAGTGGCCGGCAACATCCTCGGGATGCAGCTCATCACCAAGCAGACGGGCCCCGAGGGCCGCAAAGTGCACAAGGTGCTCATCGCCCAGGACGTGTACTACCCCGGCGAAACCCCCACCAAGGAGTTCTACATCAGCGTATTGCTGGACCGCACCAGCGGCAAAAACGTCATCATTTACACCACCGAGGGCGGCATGGACATCGAGGAGGTGGCCGAGTCGCACCCCGAGAAAATCCTCAAGGAATTCATCGACCCCGCCGTGGGCTTGCAGGGCTTCCAGGCCCGCAAAATCGCCTTTGGCCTCGGTCTCTCGGGTGAGGCGCACAAGGAGATGGTGAAGTTCGTAACGGCCCTGTACAAGGCCTACGACGAGACCGATTCCAGCATGTTCGAGATTAACCCGGTGCTGAAAACGTCGGACAACAAAATCCTGGCCGTGGACGCCAAGGTGACGCTCGATGAGAACGCCCTGTACCGCCACAAGGATTTTGTGGCCCTGCGCGACCTCAACGAGGAAGACCCCTTGGAAGTGGAAGCCTCGGCTTCGAACCTGAACTACGTGAAGCTCGACGGCAACGTGGGCTGCATGGTGAACGGCGCCGGCCTGGCCATGGCCACCATGGACATCATCAAGCTGAGCGGCGGCGAGCCGGCCAACTTCCTCGACGTGGGGGGTGGAGCCAACGCCCAGACGGTGGAAGCCGGCTTCCGCATCATCCTGAAGGACCCGAACGTGAAGGCGATTCTCATCAACATCTTCGGCGGCATCGTGCGCTGCGACCGGGTGGCCAACGGCGTGGTGGAAGCCTACAAGAAAATCGGCGACATCCGCGTGCCCATCATCGTGCGCCTGCAAGGCACCAATGCCGAGGAAGGCGCCCGCATCATCGACGAGAGCGGCCTGCAAGTGAAGTCGGCCACGCTGCTGAAAGACGCCGCCGCCCGCGTGAAAGAAGTGCTGGCCGAAGCATAG
- a CDS encoding GNAT family N-acetyltransferase: MPIQHDSAAHRFTATQAAGTGELVYELPKTGVIDFVHTFVDESLRGQGVADELAQAGLAYARAQHLKARTSCEFMAAFAQRHHAEYADVLAA; the protein is encoded by the coding sequence ATGCCCATTCAACACGACTCCGCCGCCCACCGCTTCACTGCCACCCAAGCTGCTGGCACCGGCGAACTGGTGTACGAACTGCCCAAAACCGGCGTCATCGACTTCGTGCACACCTTCGTTGATGAGTCTTTGCGCGGCCAGGGCGTGGCCGACGAGCTGGCCCAGGCCGGCCTGGCCTACGCCCGCGCCCAGCACCTGAAGGCCCGCACCTCGTGCGAGTTCATGGCCGCCTTCGCCCAGCGCCACCACGCTGAATACGCCGACGTGCTGGCTGCTTAG
- a CDS encoding VOC family protein produces the protein MTIQPKTPGIHHIALRCLDFALTKAFYQDLLGFPMVLETPELMGCLIGPVFVGFKQAAPVYPADTTFTPFNIGLDHIAMAYEDAAELHRVAALQAASVENTGVKTDAALQKDYVAFKDPDRISWEF, from the coding sequence ATGACCATTCAGCCCAAAACCCCCGGCATCCACCACATTGCCCTGCGCTGCCTCGATTTTGCCCTCACCAAAGCGTTTTACCAGGACCTGCTGGGCTTCCCGATGGTGCTTGAAACGCCGGAGCTGATGGGCTGCCTCATCGGGCCCGTATTCGTGGGCTTCAAGCAAGCCGCGCCCGTGTACCCGGCCGATACCACCTTCACGCCCTTCAACATCGGCCTCGACCACATCGCCATGGCCTACGAAGACGCCGCCGAGCTGCACCGCGTCGCCGCCCTCCAAGCCGCCAGCGTAGAAAACACCGGCGTCAAAACCGACGCCGCCCTGCAAAAAGACTACGTGGCCTTCAAAGACCCCGACCGTATTTCCTGGGAGTTTTAA